A genomic segment from Citrus sinensis chloroplast, complete genome encodes:
- the rpl23 gene encoding ribosomal protein L23, giving the protein MDGIKYAVFTDKSIRLLGKNQYTSNVESGSTRTEIKHWVELFFGVKVIAMNSHQLPRKGRRMGPIMAHTMHYRRMIITLQPGYSIPPLRKKRT; this is encoded by the coding sequence ATGGATGGAATCAAATATGCAGTATTTACAGACAAAAGTATTCGGTTATTGGGAAAAAATCAATATACTTCTAATGTCGAATCAGGATCAACTAGGACAGAAATAAAGCATTGGGTCGAACTCTTCTTTGGTGTCAAGGTAATTGCTATGAATAGTCATCAACTCCCCCGAAAGGGTAGAAGAATGGGACCTATTATGGCACATACAATGCATTACAGACGTATGATCATTACGCTTCAACCGGGTTATTCTATTCCACCTCTTAGAAAGAAAAGAACTTAA
- the rpl2 gene encoding ribosomal protein L2 — MAIHLYKTSTPSTRNGAVDSQVKSNPRNNLIYGQHRCGKGRNARGIITAGHRGGGHKRLYRKIDFRRNEKDIYGRIVTIEYDPNRNAYICLIHYGDGEKRYILHPRGAIIGDTIVSGTEVPIKMGNALPLTDMPLGTAIHNIEITLGKGGQLARAAGAVAKLIAKEGKSATLKLPSGEVRLISKNCSATVGQVGNVGANQKSLGRAGSKCWLGKRPVVRGVVMNPVDHPHGGGEGRAPIGRKRPATPWGYPALGRRSRKRNKYSDNLILRRRTK, encoded by the exons ATGGCGATACATTTATACAAAACTTCTACCCCGAGCACACGCAATGGAGCCGTAGACAGTCAAGTGAAATCCAATCCACGAAATAATTTGATCTATGGACAGCATCGTTGTGGTAAAGGTCGTAATGCCAGAGGAATCATTACCGCAGGGCATAGAGGGGGAGGTCATAAGCGTCTATACCGTAAAATCGATTTTCGACGGAATGAAAAAGACATATATGGTAGAATCGTAACCATAGAATACGACCCTAATCGAAATGCATACATTTGTCTCATACACTATGGGGATGGTGAGAAGAGATATATTTTACATCCCAGAGGGGCTATAATTGGAGATACCATTGTTTCTGGTACAGAAGTTCCTATAAAAATGGGAAATGCCCTACCTTTG ACCGATATGCCCTTAGGCACGGCCATACATAACATAGAAATCACACTTGGAAAGGGTGGACAATTAGCTAGAGCAGCGGGTGCTGTAGCGAAACTGATTGCAAAAGAGGGGAAATCGGCCACATTAAAATTACCTTCTGGGGAGGTCCGTTTGATATCCAAAAACTGCTCAGCAACAGTCGGACAAGTGGGGAATGTTGGGGCGAACCAGAAAAGTTTGGGTAGAGCCGGATCTAAATGTTGGCTAGGGAAGCGTCCTGTAGTAAGAGGAGTAGTTATGAACCCTGTAGACCACCCCCATGGGGGTGGTGAAGGAAGGGCTCCGATTGGTAGAAAAAGACCCGCAACCCCTTGGGGTTATCCTGCACTTGGAAGACGAAGTAGAAAAAGGAATAAATATAGTGATAATTTGATTCTTCGCCGCCGTACTAAATAG